The following coding sequences lie in one Gemmatimonadota bacterium genomic window:
- a CDS encoding SIR2 family protein, with translation MSLEGGNLAILCGAGLSMGSPTDLPSAAALTTTCVAAYESITGDTVPVSQRADLEAFASFLIDRNQLVVPFIERIVPWEARFQRRPNAGHVAIADLLLSNAIVAAVSTNYDTHIEDASADLGEGDPRGALDGVEANLYADRYKPLLKLHGCCRRSRNETVWHPRQLDDPTISARISSAATWLAGHLQGRDLLIVGFWSDWAYLNAVLESCVQSVRPQAIIVVNPDTASTLQTKAHSLWSWTQACGAHFFHEEEPAEVFLHDLRRVALEQFVRRLLFASTGKFLDLLGREFSGTLPDLALLSVEALFAFRHDIAARASDEPVRTQRPEGLEHAGAILLRMIELDAEFLGDMLVLNGEGIRLIRRPSGTRMSQVRADLDSAGGLSPAVDRVVCVDCLSDSLPSDIVRGSRPAGIVRGGSSATWMSIDEFYPYLGIAV, from the coding sequence GTGTCCCTCGAGGGCGGCAACCTAGCGATCCTGTGCGGCGCGGGACTGTCAATGGGATCGCCAACCGACCTGCCATCGGCGGCCGCACTCACCACCACCTGTGTCGCAGCCTACGAGTCGATTACCGGCGATACGGTGCCCGTTTCTCAGCGAGCCGATCTCGAAGCATTCGCGAGCTTCCTCATCGACCGCAACCAACTCGTTGTGCCGTTCATTGAGCGCATTGTCCCATGGGAGGCCAGATTCCAACGCCGTCCGAATGCGGGGCATGTTGCGATAGCCGACCTCCTCTTATCGAATGCAATCGTCGCCGCGGTCTCGACCAACTATGACACGCATATCGAAGACGCCTCCGCTGACCTCGGTGAGGGGGACCCGCGAGGAGCCCTCGATGGCGTCGAGGCGAATCTATACGCCGACCGCTACAAGCCTCTCCTGAAGCTCCACGGCTGCTGTCGTCGCTCACGAAACGAGACCGTCTGGCATCCCCGACAGCTTGACGACCCGACGATCTCAGCTCGCATTTCGAGCGCAGCAACGTGGCTCGCCGGTCACCTCCAAGGCCGGGATCTTCTGATTGTCGGCTTTTGGTCTGACTGGGCCTATCTGAATGCTGTCCTGGAGTCCTGCGTACAGAGTGTGCGCCCCCAGGCGATCATCGTCGTCAACCCCGACACCGCCTCCACACTGCAAACCAAAGCACACAGCTTGTGGAGCTGGACGCAAGCGTGCGGAGCCCACTTCTTTCACGAGGAGGAGCCCGCCGAGGTATTCCTTCACGACTTACGCCGCGTGGCATTGGAGCAGTTCGTGCGAAGGCTCCTTTTCGCATCGACAGGGAAATTCCTAGATCTTCTCGGGCGTGAGTTCTCGGGTACCCTTCCTGACCTCGCTCTTCTTTCCGTCGAGGCGCTGTTCGCATTCCGCCACGATATCGCCGCCCGCGCGTCAGACGAACCGGTCCGCACGCAGCGCCCGGAGGGTCTCGAGCACGCTGGCGCAATCCTGCTTCGCATGATCGAACTCGACGCAGAGTTTCTTGGCGATATGCTCGTGCTCAATGGAGAAGGAATCCGCCTCATCCGACGTCCCAGCGGCACTCGCATGAGCCAGGTCAGAGCCGATCTGGACTCTGCGGGTGGCCTGTCACCAGCAGTAGATCGCGTGGTGTGCGTCGACTGCCTGTCAGACAGCCTACCGAGTGATATCGTACGGGGGAGCCGCCCGGCCGGGATTGTACGTGGGGGATCGTCGGCCACATGGATGTCCATTGATGAGTTCTATCCCTACCTAGGTATCGCAGTATGA
- a CDS encoding PIN domain-containing protein — translation MAALVDTNVLVYRFDDRHPSKQALADSLLREGIANGSLRLAHQAVLEFVAATTRPQREGPSILPPDVARLEAEDLLRQFEILYPDPRVGRTALQGMAAYGLALWDAHMWAYAEVHELGVLYSEDFQHERWYGGVLVLNPFVAASAA, via the coding sequence GTGGCCGCACTGGTTGACACCAACGTCCTGGTCTACCGCTTCGACGACCGCCATCCGTCGAAGCAGGCCCTGGCCGATTCGCTTCTCCGCGAGGGGATCGCGAACGGGAGCCTACGACTGGCCCATCAAGCGGTGCTGGAGTTCGTGGCGGCTACCACGCGGCCTCAGAGGGAGGGCCCTTCCATCCTCCCGCCGGACGTGGCTCGTCTCGAAGCCGAAGACCTGCTCCGGCAATTCGAGATCCTGTACCCGGATCCCCGTGTTGGCCGAACGGCCCTTCAAGGCATGGCGGCCTATGGCCTGGCACTGTGGGACGCGCACATGTGGGCCTACGCCGAGGTGCACGAGCTCGGGGTGTTGTACTCCGAAGACTTTCAGCACGAGCGCTGGTACGGCGGGGTGCTGGTTCTGAATCCGTTCGTGGCTGCGTCGGCGGCGTAG
- a CDS encoding addiction module protein: MTRQALLDEILRLPPEERIALPGEAWDSIAATPADVPIPEWHVQELERRLATADPRFVPWEEVRSRLRGST; encoded by the coding sequence ATGACCAGGCAAGCGCTCCTAGACGAGATCCTGCGATTGCCCCCGGAGGAGAGAATCGCGCTCCCTGGTGAAGCCTGGGACTCGATCGCTGCGACGCCCGCCGATGTGCCGATTCCTGAGTGGCATGTCCAGGAGCTGGAGCGCAGGCTGGCCACGGCCGATCCGCGGTTCGTTCCGTGGGAAGAGGTCCGCAGCCGCCTGCGGGGCTCCACGTAG
- a CDS encoding arsenite methyltransferase, whose amino-acid sequence MSQPTTTGQEVREIVREKYGEAAKRAASGQKGSCCGTSSCCGPDATDPITRDLYDSVTASSLPEAAVLASLGCGNPTALAELSPGEVVLDLGSGGGIDVLLSAKRVGPSGKAYGLDMTDEMLALARRNAAEAGAENVEFLKGEIEHIPLPDNSVDVIISNCVINLSADKRQVFQEAFRVLKPGGRFAVSDVVVRGEVPDDMRRSMELWVGCIAGALEESEFETLLKEAGFEDPSLEPTRIYEVEDARAFLEESGLDVDAFAAAVEGRFMSAFMRAWKPLAEAAEPCCGPGCCG is encoded by the coding sequence ATGAGCCAGCCGACCACCACGGGCCAGGAGGTCCGGGAGATCGTTCGCGAGAAGTACGGGGAGGCCGCCAAGCGGGCGGCCAGTGGCCAGAAGGGGAGCTGCTGCGGGACATCGTCCTGCTGCGGACCGGACGCCACCGACCCGATCACGCGGGACCTGTACGACTCGGTGACCGCCTCGTCGCTGCCGGAGGCGGCGGTGCTGGCCTCGCTGGGGTGCGGCAACCCGACGGCGCTGGCCGAGCTCTCCCCGGGGGAGGTGGTGCTGGACCTGGGCAGCGGAGGCGGCATCGACGTGCTGCTCTCGGCCAAGCGGGTGGGCCCCAGCGGCAAGGCCTACGGTCTGGACATGACGGACGAGATGCTGGCCCTGGCCCGGAGGAACGCCGCCGAGGCGGGCGCGGAGAACGTGGAGTTCCTGAAGGGCGAGATCGAGCACATCCCGCTCCCGGACAACAGCGTGGACGTGATCATCAGCAACTGCGTCATCAACCTCTCGGCGGACAAGCGCCAGGTGTTCCAGGAGGCGTTCCGGGTGCTGAAGCCCGGGGGCCGCTTCGCCGTCTCCGACGTGGTGGTGCGGGGCGAGGTCCCCGACGACATGCGTCGCAGTATGGAGCTCTGGGTGGGCTGCATCGCCGGTGCGCTGGAGGAGAGCGAGTTCGAGACGCTGCTCAAGGAAGCCGGCTTCGAGGACCCGAGCCTGGAGCCTACGCGCATCTACGAGGTGGAGGACGCGCGCGCCTTCCTGGAGGAGTCGGGGCTGGACGTGGACGCGTTCGCAGCCGCCGTCGAAGGTCGGTTCATGTCCGCGTTCATGCGGGCGTGGAAGCCGTTGGCGGAGGCGGCGGAGCCGTGTTGCGGGCCGGGGTGCTGTGGGTGA
- a CDS encoding DUF6596 domain-containing protein: protein MDPLLVTSEATSRAWSRAEQVARDAYGRLLAILSERSGDIQLAEDCLAEAFTRALETWPESGVPENPEGWLITVARNRHRDALKSADHRRSGPLEDAANAAAAALTDVDPDAIPDRRLALLFVCAHPAVDPPARAPLMLQTVLGFQASEVARAFGVQTAAMAQRLVRAKRRIKEAGIPFKVPDQAHAPARLGAVIEAIYGAYAIDWMLVSGQTIRASLAEEALYLAVTLAELQPEEPEVLGLAALLSLSLARAAGRTRGGEFVPLDEQDPALWDAHLIRQGERYLRQAHPLGRIGRFQLEAAIQSAHCARLGSGAVDWPTVLTLYEGLLATAPTLGAQVAHAAAVARVSGAPAGLSALDRIGDPAIRRFQPAWATRAHLLAEAGRWTEAGAAFDKAISLTTEADVRAYLNGRRNALPR, encoded by the coding sequence ATGGATCCCCTCCTCGTGACGAGCGAGGCGACTTCCCGTGCGTGGTCGCGGGCCGAACAGGTGGCCCGCGACGCGTACGGACGCCTCCTGGCGATCCTCTCGGAGCGTTCTGGCGACATTCAGCTGGCGGAGGACTGCCTGGCCGAAGCGTTTACCCGCGCACTCGAGACCTGGCCGGAGTCCGGCGTGCCTGAGAACCCGGAGGGATGGCTGATCACGGTCGCGCGCAACCGGCATCGCGACGCGCTCAAGTCCGCCGACCATCGGAGAAGCGGACCGCTGGAGGACGCGGCGAATGCAGCCGCCGCCGCGCTGACGGACGTCGACCCGGACGCCATTCCGGATCGGCGCTTGGCCTTGCTCTTCGTTTGTGCGCACCCGGCGGTGGACCCCCCGGCCCGAGCTCCGCTGATGCTTCAAACCGTGCTCGGCTTCCAGGCCAGCGAGGTTGCGCGGGCCTTCGGTGTGCAAACGGCCGCGATGGCTCAGCGACTCGTACGCGCCAAGCGTCGCATCAAAGAAGCAGGCATCCCCTTCAAGGTACCGGACCAGGCCCACGCGCCGGCGCGCCTGGGCGCCGTGATCGAGGCGATCTACGGGGCCTACGCCATCGACTGGATGCTCGTGTCCGGCCAGACCATCCGCGCATCCCTGGCCGAAGAGGCCCTCTACCTCGCGGTGACGCTCGCCGAGCTCCAACCCGAGGAGCCCGAGGTGCTCGGACTCGCTGCACTTCTCTCCCTCTCGCTGGCCCGGGCGGCTGGCCGTACGCGGGGAGGCGAGTTCGTGCCGCTCGATGAGCAGGATCCGGCCCTGTGGGACGCCCACCTCATCCGCCAGGGTGAACGCTACCTCCGGCAAGCCCATCCGCTCGGCCGTATCGGGCGCTTTCAGCTCGAGGCCGCGATCCAGTCGGCTCACTGCGCTCGGCTGGGGTCGGGTGCGGTGGATTGGCCCACCGTTCTCACGCTGTATGAGGGTCTCCTCGCCACTGCGCCTACGCTCGGTGCCCAGGTCGCTCACGCCGCCGCCGTGGCTCGGGTGTCCGGCGCCCCCGCGGGACTTTCGGCGCTCGATCGAATCGGGGACCCGGCGATCCGTCGTTTTCAACCTGCGTGGGCGACCCGGGCACACCTCCTGGCCGAGGCCGGCCGCTGGACCGAAGCGGGAGCCGCGTTCGACAAGGCGATCTCGCTGACGACCGAAGCGGACGTGAGGGCTTATCTGAACGGGCGGCGAAACGCGCTGCCGCGCTGA
- a CDS encoding metalloregulator ArsR/SmtB family transcription factor, protein MIDILPPMPTTTPSTEALLQRFQAVAEETRLRIVQLLSEGERCVCELQDALDAGQSRLSFHLKKLKEAGVVSDRKEGRWVYYALEPGALEEMRAFLGEVKPDQTWRAPSRSGGSCCS, encoded by the coding sequence ATGATTGATATACTCCCACCCATGCCCACCACCACCCCATCCACCGAGGCCCTGCTCCAGCGCTTCCAGGCCGTGGCCGAGGAGACGCGCCTGCGGATCGTGCAGCTGCTCTCCGAGGGGGAGCGCTGCGTGTGTGAGCTGCAGGATGCGCTGGACGCCGGCCAGTCCCGGCTGTCCTTCCACCTGAAGAAGCTCAAGGAGGCGGGGGTGGTGTCCGACCGGAAGGAAGGGCGGTGGGTCTACTACGCATTGGAGCCGGGAGCGCTGGAGGAGATGCGGGCGTTTCTGGGTGAGGTGAAGCCGGACCAGACGTGGCGAGCGCCCAGCCGTTCGGGCGGGTCCTGCTGCAGTTAA
- a CDS encoding type II toxin-antitoxin system ParD family antitoxin, translated as MTKNTSITLSEHFEGFIRRQVETGRYGSASEVVRASLRLLEEHEQKVETLRHALIEGEQSGDAGPLDMEKIKRSAREKAGLSPRRG; from the coding sequence ATGACCAAGAACACCAGCATCACCTTGAGCGAGCATTTCGAGGGGTTCATCAGGCGCCAGGTCGAGACCGGGCGCTATGGATCGGCGAGCGAGGTGGTCCGCGCTTCCCTCCGTCTCCTCGAAGAACACGAACAGAAGGTCGAGACCCTGCGCCACGCCCTGATCGAAGGCGAACAGAGCGGCGACGCGGGGCCCCTAGACATGGAGAAGATCAAGCGCTCCGCTCGAGAGAAGGCAGGGCTTTCTCCGCGAAGAGGCTAG
- a CDS encoding AbrB/MazE/SpoVT family DNA-binding domain-containing protein — MSKVTSKRQVSIPKEVADRYGIAPGDEIDWIPAGDEIRVVPSGHRASTLSPAERLRLFDRASERRDQRRAGGAERPPVSETDRGWTRDDLYPRGRTG, encoded by the coding sequence ATGAGTAAGGTGACCAGCAAGCGCCAGGTGTCGATTCCCAAAGAGGTGGCCGACCGCTACGGCATCGCCCCGGGGGACGAGATCGACTGGATCCCGGCGGGCGACGAGATCCGCGTGGTGCCGAGCGGCCACCGAGCCAGCACACTCAGTCCAGCGGAGCGGCTGCGGTTGTTCGACCGCGCCTCCGAGCGGCGCGACCAAAGGCGGGCGGGCGGCGCTGAGCGCCCCCCAGTGTCCGAAACCGACAGGGGCTGGACGCGCGACGATCTGTATCCTCGTGGCCGCACTGGTTGA
- a CDS encoding YciI family protein: protein MRYTLLLHYPEMTPSDIGEDAIKEGQAAFHAYASALEEAGVLVSAEVLQPSQNTTTLTMGDSGLRVQDGPYADTKEQLGGTFVLDVPDLDAALAWAEKCPALHWGGVEIRPSAVRFVEGRWIPSS, encoded by the coding sequence ATGCGTTACACGCTACTGCTCCACTACCCAGAGATGACCCCGAGCGACATCGGTGAGGACGCGATCAAGGAGGGCCAAGCCGCCTTCCACGCTTACGCCAGCGCCCTCGAAGAGGCGGGCGTGCTGGTGTCCGCCGAGGTTCTGCAGCCCAGCCAGAACACCACCACCTTGACCATGGGCGACTCGGGGCTCCGCGTGCAGGACGGTCCCTACGCCGACACGAAGGAACAGCTGGGAGGCACCTTCGTGCTGGACGTCCCGGACCTCGACGCGGCGCTGGCCTGGGCGGAGAAGTGCCCTGCGCTTCATTGGGGCGGCGTGGAGATCCGGCCCTCGGCGGTACGGTTCGTGGAAGGGAGATGGATCCCCTCCTCGTGA